The following are from one region of the Ochotona princeps isolate mOchPri1 chromosome 15, mOchPri1.hap1, whole genome shotgun sequence genome:
- the LGALS2 gene encoding galectin-2 has product MSTKFEMTNLDLKEGASLKLKGKIHESSDGFIINLGQEADTLCMHFNPRFKESTIVCNSKDGGKWGKEQRESHLGFGPGSEVKFTVTFEGDKFKVKLPDGHEVMFPNRLGHSQLNYLAVHGGLRVSSIKFE; this is encoded by the exons ACGAAGTTTGAGATGACGAACCTGGACTTGAAGGAGGGCGCCTCCTTGAAGCTCAAGGGCAAGATCCATGAAAGCAGCGATGG CTTCATAATTAACTTGGGCCAGGAGGCTGACACGCTGTGCATGCATTTCAACCCGCGCTTCAAGGAGTCCACCATCGTATGCAACTCCAAGGACGGTGGCAAATGGGGAAAAGAGCAACGAGAAAGTCACCTGGGCTTCGGCCCTGGCTCGGAGGTCAAG TTCACAGTGACCTTTGAGGGCGACAAGTTCAAGGTGAAGCTGCCAGATGGGCACGAGGTGATGTTTCCcaacaggctgggccacagccagcTGAACTACCTGGCCGTGCATGGTGGGCTCCGTGTCTCTTCCATCAAATTTGAATAA
- the CDC42EP1 gene encoding cdc42 effector protein 1: MPGPQGAEGAPAMSLGKLSPMGWVSSSQSKRRLTADMISPPLGDFRHTMHVGRGGDVFGDTSFLSNHGGTGNTHRSPRSFLAKKLQQVRRVGAPPRRRTASPATPSPAPPAISPIIKNAISLPQLNQAAYDSLVVSRFAFDGDSPTDSPDGRSAYGTDSGFCTISRLPRSDKPHDRDRDCDRNQDRNRDRNRDGSFPGEPELRRSDSLLSFRLDLDLGPSLLSELLGVMSLSEAPAAETPTPSANPPAPPPSSPAPPPSSPAPPPSSPVPASSPSPHGHCPNGVTAGLGPVAEVRAGPVGEGPREPADATIALGRHWGASWRGSRHYTEMDARRELVGVLPQARASWESLDEEWGPPRAGNRTPVPSTVQANTFGFADAEEEDDEVKV; this comes from the exons ATGCCCGGTCCTCAGGGGGCCGAAGGAGCCCCTGCCATGAGCCTGGGCAAGCTGTCGCCCATGGGCTGGGTGTCCAGCTCGCAAAGCAAGCGGCGGCTGACTGCGGACATGATCAGCCCACCACTCGGGGACTTCCGCCACACCATGCACGTGGGGCGCGGTGGGGACGTCTTCGGCGACACCTCCTTCCTCAGCAACCACGGCGGCACCGGGAACACCCACCGCTCACCACGGAGCTTTCTGGCCAAGAAGCTGCAACAGGTGCGGAGGGTTGGGGCGCCGCCCCGCCGGCGCACAGCCTCCCCGGCCACACCCTCGCCGGCCCCGCCCGCCATCTCACCCATCATCAAGAACGCCATCTCTCTGCCGCAGCTCAACCAGGCTGCCTACGATAGCCTGGTGGTGAGCAGGTTTGCCTTCGATGGCGACAGCCCCACCGACTCCCCGGACGGCCGCTCTGCTTACG GCACAGACTCCGGCTTCTGCACTATCTCCCGTCTGCCCCGCTCTGACAAGCCTCACGACCGAGACCGAGACTGCGACCGCAACCAAGACCGCAACCGGGACCGCAACCGAGATGGGTCCTTCCCTGGCGAGCCCGAGCTCCGCCGCTCCGATTCTCTCTTGTCCTTCCGCCTTGACCTTGACCTTGGACCTTCCCTCCTCAGTGAGCTGCTTGGAGTCATGAGCCTCTCAGAAGCCCCTGCAGCTGAGACCCCAACCCCATCTGCAaaccccccagcccctcccccaagctccccagcccctcccccaagctccccagcccctcccccaagctccccagtgcctgcctccagcccctcaCCCCATGGACACTGCCCCAACGGGGTAACTGCTGGCTTGGGCCCAGTGGCTGAGGTGCGGGCTGGCCCGGTGGGGGAAGGTCCCCGAGAACCTGCCGATGCCACCATAGCCCTGGGCAGGCACTGGGGAGCCAGCTGGAGGGGCAGCCGCCACTACACAGAGATGGATGCTCGGCGGGAGCTGGTAGGGGTGCTGCCCCAGGCTCGGGCCTCCTGGGAGAGCCTGGATGAAGAGTGGGGCCCTCCCCGGGCAGGCAACAGGACCCCCGTGCCCAGCACAGTGCAAGCAAACACCTTTGGGTTTGCTGACGCTGAAGAAGAAGATGATGAGGTGAAGGTGTGA